Proteins co-encoded in one Spiroplasma gladiatoris genomic window:
- a CDS encoding RelA/SpoT family protein: MTKDIGNFHYVECRDLDTLITEMRKYIKKEDAIEEVKKAYFYAEEKHKDQKRKNGDPYIIHPLSTAYYLSQWRMGPKTIIAGLLHDVIEDTPVTFEEVEEMYGTDVADIVEAVTKVSYFTEENRAQMKAQYLRKLFLSMIRDIRVIIVKIADRMHNILTLKYMTPDKQKLIAKETLEIYSTIAHRIGMKSAKNLLEDYSFEYLNRDEYNKIANLLEEDKEARLEIINEIINDIERKILLDSNLSDVDVFGRSKTIYSIYRKMHFFGKSFQDINDILAVRIITQNIDDCYRILGWIHQMYTPLSGRFKDYIATPKNNLYQSLHTTLANKDGIIFEVQIRTREMDDIAEHGAAAHWKYKEDEANIDIAAKQREIDEKVDMFTRLMNLEKLASNGEEVEYDKTIQVYEEDDIEQTFKTDYLTAMIYVLTPDGHVITLPFGSSVLDFAYKIHTDVGNKTIGAKINGVFSPYNTTLNSGEIIEIQTSNDAEPQEKWLRFVITTTARKAIEQSLAKKAEIEKKEEKITNQKLIRNTKREVDRYIIANNLKWQVNSVDEIQRKLKILDYKNIDDFLLSVGKGDFSISEAVNFVYVSKEELKDIDKINDMKTRKYKSVVGRDDIRINGIERISCVLAQCCYPVPFESITSYMSKTKGIQVHRSECVNIVNIRKTKDILKAEWINSKTKNKKYYAKVRIETQDRPGILLDIVNILTSRRINISQIKTIANELDYLVKGSLIVEISNLEELNSLLNNLKELPGIIKVKRVLSIGERIDF; the protein is encoded by the coding sequence ATGACAAAAGATATAGGAAATTTTCATTACGTTGAGTGTAGGGATTTAGACACATTAATTACAGAAATGAGAAAATACATTAAAAAAGAAGATGCTATTGAAGAAGTTAAAAAAGCATATTTTTATGCTGAAGAAAAACATAAAGATCAAAAGAGAAAAAATGGTGATCCCTATATTATTCATCCACTTTCAACAGCTTATTATCTTTCTCAATGAAGAATGGGTCCAAAAACTATTATTGCTGGACTTTTACATGATGTTATTGAAGACACACCAGTTACTTTTGAAGAAGTAGAAGAAATGTATGGGACTGATGTTGCAGATATTGTTGAAGCTGTAACTAAAGTAAGTTATTTTACAGAAGAAAATCGTGCTCAAATGAAAGCTCAATATTTACGAAAATTATTTTTATCAATGATTAGAGATATAAGAGTAATTATTGTAAAAATAGCAGATCGCATGCATAATATTCTAACATTAAAATATATGACGCCTGACAAACAAAAACTAATTGCAAAAGAAACATTAGAAATTTATTCTACAATTGCTCATAGAATTGGGATGAAATCTGCAAAGAACTTATTAGAAGATTATTCTTTTGAATATTTAAATCGTGATGAATATAATAAAATCGCAAATTTATTAGAAGAGGATAAAGAAGCGAGATTAGAAATAATAAATGAAATAATTAATGATATTGAAAGAAAAATTTTATTGGACTCAAATTTAAGTGATGTTGATGTATTTGGAAGATCTAAAACAATATATTCAATTTATCGAAAAATGCATTTTTTTGGTAAATCATTTCAAGATATCAACGATATTTTAGCGGTTAGAATTATTACTCAAAATATTGATGATTGTTATCGTATTTTGGGTTGAATTCATCAAATGTATACACCACTTAGTGGTAGATTTAAAGATTATATTGCAACACCAAAAAACAATTTATATCAATCATTACATACAACATTAGCGAACAAAGATGGAATTATTTTTGAAGTTCAAATAAGAACAAGAGAAATGGATGATATAGCAGAACATGGAGCAGCGGCTCATTGAAAATATAAAGAAGATGAAGCAAATATTGATATTGCCGCTAAACAAAGAGAGATTGATGAAAAAGTTGATATGTTTACAAGATTGATGAATCTTGAAAAGTTAGCTTCAAATGGTGAAGAAGTTGAGTATGATAAAACAATTCAAGTTTATGAAGAAGATGATATTGAACAAACTTTTAAAACTGATTATTTAACAGCGATGATTTATGTATTAACTCCAGATGGTCATGTTATTACCTTACCGTTTGGATCATCGGTTTTAGATTTTGCTTACAAAATTCATACTGATGTTGGAAATAAAACAATTGGTGCAAAAATTAATGGAGTGTTTTCTCCATATAATACAACTTTAAACTCAGGAGAAATTATTGAAATTCAAACTTCAAATGACGCTGAACCTCAAGAAAAATGATTGAGATTTGTTATTACAACAACTGCTAGAAAAGCAATTGAACAAAGTTTAGCAAAAAAAGCTGAAATAGAAAAAAAAGAGGAAAAAATAACAAATCAAAAACTAATTAGAAATACTAAACGTGAAGTTGATCGTTATATAATAGCAAATAATTTAAAATGACAAGTAAACTCAGTTGATGAAATTCAAAGAAAGTTAAAAATATTGGATTATAAAAATATTGATGATTTTTTATTATCAGTTGGAAAAGGGGATTTTTCTATTTCTGAAGCTGTAAATTTTGTTTATGTTTCAAAAGAAGAGTTAAAAGATATTGATAAAATAAACGATATGAAAACAAGAAAATACAAATCAGTTGTTGGTCGTGATGATATAAGAATAAATGGTATTGAAAGAATTAGTTGTGTCCTTGCTCAATGTTGTTATCCAGTTCCTTTTGAAAGTATAACAAGTTATATGTCTAAAACAAAAGGGATTCAAGTTCATCGAAGCGAATGTGTAAATATTGTAAATATTAGAAAAACTAAAGATATATTAAAAGCAGAATGAATTAATTCGAAAACAAAAAACAAAAAATACTATGCAAAAGTTAGAATAGAAACTCAAGATCGTCCAGGTATTTTACTAGATATTGTAAATATTCTTACTTCAAGAAGAATTAACATATCGCAAATTAAAACAATTGCAAATGAACTTGATTATCTAGTTAAAGGCAGTTTAATTGTTGAAATTTCTAATTTAGAAGAATTAAATTCATTGTTGAACAATTTAAAAGAATTACCTGGTATTATTAAGGTTAAAAGAGTTCTTTCTATAGGAGAACGTATTGATTTTTAA
- the hisS gene encoding histidine--tRNA ligase, which produces MIQKPRGTEDLIANQVKEFFALELILRNIADLYNYQEIRTPFFELAELFLRGVGEQTDVVSKEMYIFNDKKNRQLALRPEGTAPTVRSVIENKLYINENLPLKLFYFGSMFRYERPQNGRQRQFNTFGVEVFGPKNPEIDCEIICLAVHMLKTIGIDDFKIHLNYLVDDNNRQIYIDDLKKQLKDVKLCDDCQSRLIKNPLRVLDCKVDQDKFKNIKDMKEYLSVEDKNYYNDLKRNLKNLDIKIIEDKNLVRGLDYYTGFVFEIKDKDQSTLIGGGRYDKLVKQLGDIDLPAAGWGMGIERIILNLQKQNVSLSEQSSLDAYIIGLSLKAKEFANILMFMLRSAGLKVDCDFMNRSMKSAFKQSEKNNAKNIILIGDKELKENNIIIKNQNTKEEHIVAFENIIDFMTKGE; this is translated from the coding sequence ATGATCCAAAAACCTAGAGGAACTGAAGATTTAATTGCAAATCAAGTAAAAGAATTTTTTGCATTAGAATTGATTTTAAGAAATATAGCTGATTTATATAATTATCAAGAAATTAGAACACCTTTTTTTGAATTAGCAGAACTATTTTTAAGAGGTGTTGGCGAACAAACAGATGTAGTTTCAAAAGAAATGTATATTTTTAATGATAAAAAAAATCGTCAACTTGCTTTAAGACCAGAAGGTACAGCTCCTACTGTTCGTTCTGTTATTGAAAATAAACTATATATTAATGAAAATTTGCCATTAAAATTATTTTATTTTGGAAGTATGTTTCGTTATGAAAGACCTCAAAACGGTAGACAGAGACAATTTAATACATTCGGAGTTGAAGTATTTGGACCTAAAAATCCAGAAATTGATTGTGAAATAATTTGTCTAGCAGTACATATGTTAAAAACAATTGGGATTGATGATTTTAAAATCCATTTAAATTATTTAGTAGATGATAATAATCGTCAAATCTATATTGATGATTTAAAAAAACAATTAAAAGATGTTAAATTATGTGATGATTGTCAATCTCGCTTAATAAAAAATCCTTTAAGAGTTTTAGATTGTAAAGTTGATCAAGATAAGTTTAAAAATATTAAAGATATGAAAGAATATTTATCAGTTGAAGATAAAAATTATTACAATGATTTAAAAAGAAATTTAAAAAATTTAGACATTAAAATAATTGAAGATAAAAATTTAGTTAGAGGATTAGATTATTACACAGGATTTGTTTTTGAAATAAAAGATAAAGACCAAAGCACTTTAATTGGTGGGGGAAGATATGATAAACTTGTTAAACAACTTGGTGATATTGACTTGCCAGCAGCTGGTTGAGGAATGGGAATTGAAAGAATTATTTTGAATTTACAAAAACAAAATGTTTCTTTATCAGAACAAAGCAGTCTAGACGCTTATATAATTGGATTAAGTTTAAAAGCAAAAGAATTTGCAAATATTTTAATGTTTATGTTAAGAAGTGCTGGATTAAAAGTTGATTGTGATTTTATGAATAGAAGTATGAAATCAGCTTTTAAACAATCTGAAAAAAATAATGCTAAAAATATTATTTTAATTGGGGATAAAGAATTAAAAGAAAATAATATTATAATCAAAAATCAAAATACAAAAGAAGAACATATTGTTGCTTTTGAAAATATAATTGATTTTATGACAAAAGGAGAATAA
- a CDS encoding Cof-type HAD-IIB family hydrolase, which translates to MIKAILLDIDGTLTNNQKQILPKTKQALLEAQNKGIKLILASGRPTKGLYKYAKELEMDKHNGLLISFNGAVIYNFQTKQKIYEQSIDHRDVIDVLNHMKNFEVIPMIYDDNYIYVNNVYKNQVASKVFGNINIIEYEARNTDYLLCEKPDLSQELNFNVCKILVAGDPDYLINNYKNMAKPFLDKLNSMFTAEFYYEFTDKGVDKANALSKVLPSLNLKQDELIAFGDGHNDLTMIEYSGIGVAMGNAVEELKSRAQFITKTNEEDGIAFALEKYLL; encoded by the coding sequence ATGATTAAAGCAATTTTATTAGATATTGACGGAACTTTAACTAATAATCAAAAACAAATATTACCAAAAACAAAACAAGCTCTTTTAGAAGCTCAAAATAAAGGAATTAAATTAATTTTAGCTTCTGGGAGACCTACAAAAGGTTTATATAAGTATGCAAAAGAGTTAGAAATGGATAAACACAACGGTTTATTAATTTCTTTTAATGGAGCTGTAATATACAATTTTCAAACAAAACAAAAAATTTATGAACAAAGTATTGATCATAGAGATGTTATTGATGTATTAAATCATATGAAAAACTTTGAAGTGATTCCAATGATTTATGATGACAATTATATTTATGTTAACAACGTTTATAAAAATCAAGTAGCTAGTAAAGTATTTGGAAACATTAATATTATTGAATATGAAGCAAGAAATACAGATTATTTATTATGTGAAAAACCTGATCTTTCACAAGAGTTAAACTTTAATGTTTGTAAGATATTAGTTGCAGGTGATCCAGATTACTTAATTAATAATTATAAAAATATGGCAAAACCTTTTTTAGATAAATTAAACTCAATGTTTACAGCAGAGTTTTATTATGAATTTACAGATAAAGGTGTTGATAAAGCGAATGCTTTAAGTAAAGTTTTGCCATCTTTAAATTTAAAACAAGATGAATTAATAGCATTTGGTGATGGTCATAACGATTTAACTATGATTGAATATTCAGGAATCGGTGTTGCTATGGGTAATGCAGTCGAAGAATTAAAAAGTAGAGCACAATTTATAACTAAAACAAATGAAGAAGATGGTATTGCATTTGCTTTAGAAAAATACTTGCTATAG
- a CDS encoding DeoR/GlpR family DNA-binding transcription regulator, which translates to MLREERLKIILEFVNSNGFCSNEDISKALGIPFSTLRRDLNDLQSEYKLKRVHGGAQSLKEKSILEESIVSKLESNIDAKIIIAKKALNCIKSGETIFLDAGSSTYQLAKLIKPELKIRVYTNSIINAQVLANNGVNDVYILPGKFKPTTNAICGVETISAIKKYYFDVAFIGVNAIDHDFNFYTTDDDEAEVKKIVIENSQFSFGLADKSKMKSKSFIKFSDKKQIALINEEV; encoded by the coding sequence TTGTTAAGAGAAGAAAGATTAAAAATCATTTTAGAGTTTGTAAATTCAAATGGTTTTTGTTCAAATGAAGATATATCAAAAGCTCTAGGCATACCTTTTAGCACCTTGAGAAGAGATTTGAATGACTTGCAAAGTGAATATAAATTAAAAAGAGTTCATGGTGGTGCACAGTCATTAAAAGAAAAATCTATACTTGAAGAAAGTATTGTATCTAAACTAGAAAGTAACATTGATGCAAAAATAATTATTGCTAAAAAAGCTCTTAATTGTATTAAATCAGGAGAAACTATCTTTTTAGATGCTGGATCAAGTACATATCAATTAGCAAAACTTATTAAACCAGAGTTAAAAATTAGAGTATACACAAACTCAATCATTAACGCTCAAGTATTAGCAAATAATGGTGTAAATGATGTTTATATATTGCCTGGAAAGTTTAAACCAACTACTAATGCAATATGTGGTGTAGAAACAATTTCTGCTATTAAAAAATATTATTTTGATGTTGCATTTATTGGTGTAAATGCAATCGACCATGATTTTAACTTTTATACTACTGATGATGATGAAGCAGAAGTTAAAAAAATTGTCATAGAAAATTCGCAATTTAGTTTTGGACTTGCAGATAAAAGTAAAATGAAATCAAAATCTTTTATTAAATTTAGTGATAAAAAACAAATTGCACTTATAAATGAAGAGGTTTAA
- a CDS encoding 1-phosphofructokinase gives MIYTITLNPAIDHIILTNKPVELGITNIYSDEYKVVGGKGINAGVILNNLESNVQAIGILGEKNKDIFLNKFKEVNLNNKFFLNPGSTRVNYKIKHLVSHQETELNGMGFETNQKVVEDFLNYLESHLVEGDIVIATGSVARGISRQIYKTIGNIVNQKKAILVCDATNDLLKNALEAKPFLIKPNLEEIYSTLGLEYEENISFEKEKELIEKLQNLGAQNVLLSKGSNGSLYFTADKKVYQVGIAKGKLVNSVGAGDSMLAGFVHGIDKNLEIEKTLKFAAASGAATAFNEWLASKDEIISLVDQIEVSIK, from the coding sequence ATGATTTATACAATAACTTTAAACCCAGCAATTGACCATATAATTTTAACTAATAAGCCAGTTGAGTTAGGAATAACAAATATTTATAGTGATGAATATAAAGTTGTTGGTGGTAAAGGAATAAATGCAGGAGTTATTTTAAATAACTTAGAATCAAATGTACAAGCAATCGGAATTTTAGGAGAAAAAAATAAAGATATTTTTTTAAATAAATTTAAAGAAGTAAATTTAAATAATAAATTTTTTTTAAATCCAGGAAGTACAAGAGTTAATTACAAGATTAAGCATTTAGTTTCTCATCAAGAAACAGAACTTAACGGAATGGGTTTTGAAACTAATCAAAAAGTTGTAGAAGATTTTTTGAACTATTTAGAATCACATTTAGTTGAAGGTGATATTGTAATTGCAACAGGAAGTGTTGCTAGGGGTATATCTAGGCAAATCTACAAAACAATTGGAAACATAGTAAATCAAAAAAAAGCAATACTAGTTTGTGATGCAACTAATGACTTGTTAAAAAATGCATTAGAAGCAAAACCTTTCTTAATTAAACCAAACCTTGAAGAAATTTATTCAACATTAGGGTTAGAATATGAAGAAAATATAAGTTTTGAAAAAGAAAAAGAGTTAATTGAAAAATTACAAAACTTAGGAGCTCAAAATGTTTTATTAAGTAAAGGATCAAATGGAAGCTTGTACTTTACAGCTGATAAAAAAGTTTATCAAGTTGGAATTGCAAAAGGAAAGTTAGTAAACTCAGTTGGAGCTGGAGATAGTATGTTAGCAGGTTTTGTTCATGGTATTGACAAAAATTTAGAAATAGAAAAAACATTAAAATTTGCAGCAGCAAGTGGTGCTGCAACTGCTTTTAATGAATGATTAGCATCAAAAGATGAAATTATTTCATTGGTTGATCAAATCGAAGTAAGTATCAAATAG
- a CDS encoding ABC transporter permease subunit has protein sequence MKNNFVKKNLNTVLYNLKSNYKIVLLFIFIWLIAVSISFIVPLIDQTYNSKGFKKPFMASGDLKEKINSGTTISNYSGLGEMISILTYGWIGIVINLIFTLVFINKILVSEYKNGQLAIYLSQPISRTNVFISKILSLFLFQILIIASGFILNLIIMGVGTVSAKEFGYFIFYSLNFILVVFLLSLIFMLISINLLDKTFQLNIYCCLIIGYVILNFGIYMIYIQYRDGLKALQYFKYIDLKSLVINVFVYNGETQTTQLNETTQFENNKLSDINALRVSLTMILLSALTPLLWWANINTFKKLDFNV, from the coding sequence ATGAAAAATAATTTTGTTAAAAAAAATTTAAATACAGTTTTATATAATTTAAAAAGTAATTACAAAATAGTTTTGTTATTTATTTTTATATGATTAATAGCTGTTTCTATTTCTTTTATCGTTCCATTAATAGATCAAACCTATAATAGCAAAGGCTTTAAAAAGCCCTTCATGGCATCGGGTGATTTAAAAGAAAAAATAAATAGCGGAACAACTATAAGTAATTATTCAGGTTTAGGAGAAATGATTTCTATTTTAACTTATGGTTGAATTGGTATTGTTATAAATTTAATTTTCACATTAGTTTTTATAAACAAAATTTTAGTGTCTGAATATAAAAACGGACAATTAGCAATATATTTATCTCAACCAATTTCAAGAACTAATGTATTTATTTCAAAAATTTTAAGTTTATTTTTGTTTCAAATATTAATAATAGCTTCAGGATTTATTTTGAATTTAATAATAATGGGTGTAGGAACGGTTTCTGCAAAAGAATTTGGCTATTTCATATTTTATAGTTTAAACTTTATTTTAGTAGTATTTTTATTATCGTTAATATTTATGCTTATCTCAATTAATCTATTAGATAAAACATTTCAATTAAATATATATTGTTGTTTAATTATTGGTTATGTTATATTGAATTTTGGAATATATATGATTTACATTCAATATCGTGATGGTTTAAAAGCATTGCAATATTTTAAATATATTGATTTAAAATCTTTAGTGATTAATGTTTTTGTTTATAATGGCGAAACTCAAACAACTCAATTAAATGAAACAACCCAATTTGAAAATAACAAACTTTCAGACATAAATGCTTTAAGAGTTTCTTTAACAATGATTTTATTATCAGCATTAACTCCATTATTATGATGAGCTAATATAAATACATTTAAAAAACTTGATTTTAATGTATAG
- a CDS encoding ATP-binding cassette domain-containing protein, translating into MGFIKPTEGNIDINSLDAWAKSSLIKDFTGYLPGELAFNNNNSLKDYINFLKIFKNDYYEEEYLNKLATFFELDTNIKLKSMSKGMKQKLAIICSVLFKPKLLILDEPTTGLDPIMQEKFNQLILRLKKEGVTIILCSHIFSEVSKLCDVVGFIKNGKLLEENQIKDWDLKELEKHFLSLYETKGEF; encoded by the coding sequence ATGGGTTTTATAAAGCCTACAGAGGGTAACATAGATATTAATTCTTTAGATGCATGAGCAAAATCGAGTTTAATAAAAGATTTTACTGGATACTTACCCGGTGAACTAGCATTTAACAATAACAATTCATTAAAAGATTATATAAATTTTTTAAAAATTTTTAAAAATGATTATTATGAAGAAGAATATTTAAATAAATTAGCAACGTTTTTTGAACTAGATACAAATATAAAACTAAAAAGTATGTCAAAAGGAATGAAACAAAAATTAGCTATAATTTGTTCTGTTTTATTTAAACCAAAATTACTAATTTTAGATGAACCAACAACAGGATTAGATCCAATTATGCAAGAAAAATTTAATCAGTTAATTTTAAGATTAAAAAAAGAAGGAGTAACTATAATTTTGTGTTCACATATTTTTAGTGAAGTAAGCAAATTGTGTGATGTAGTAGGATTTATAAAAAATGGAAAGTTATTAGAAGAAAACCAAATAAAAGATTGGGATTTAAAAGAACTTGAAAAACATTTTTTAAGTTTATATGAGACTAAAGGAGAATTTTAG
- a CDS encoding PTS fructose transporter subunit IIABC, whose protein sequence is MELKDLFHKQISFFNADLKSKDEVIEFLSKALLKEKFVKDEKVFKDAVYKRESEGSTGMGDGIAIPHVLNPTVEKSAIAFCKLKNKVDWQSLDDQPADLIFMIMTNGKDGNEHLEALANLSGYLIKKEVQDGLRSAKSVDEVKKLLSAPKAKKEELKKGESYDVIGITACPTGIAHTYLAAEKIQEYAEELGLKAKVETQGRRGVENVLTAEDVKNAKYIILAHEKAINGMSRFNGYKVVDTSTKEAIYKGKEIIQNYESHPKLMKVENAHDESSGEVGQLDLKQFKKVKQNLLAGVSRMLPFVVAGGIILGFGFLLDYIYTTAMGMKAFSSWEQYRDFFNLSDEIAKSKFKLLSDGKIIDPADAEKFLTNHFSQLGPDGVTMCYASGSFGTVWEVSSYFSAIGKIGMELMIPILGGYVCYSIVGPQGLMVGATAGLMANSDGFAYSKISEIAPWTGAWSRFLPSSLEGMSSGFIGALVGAYLGALVVFGLTKLMKNFGKGLQGVRDIVFIPVLSLLGVAVIMLAVNIPLGYVMYGLQKFISLLADNNLMVIVCILAAFMMCVDMGGPINKIAYTIGTLSVGFNLVSKETNAIAYEQQTMIMTAAMVGGMVPPIGIAISTVLFPKQWTLKSKDAAKTNWLMGMCFVSEGAIPFMIEDPKRISVSAMIGGIVAGLIVGVFKITIAAPHGGIFVAPLTNSLLFDGDGLQKGMGVVLYIVAFMSGSLVMGVVLGFWRLADIKNGKLTLSSTNGVKESLQDRLAKANQSNNTKKVEQFNKKLNDYATFEQNLKAKQLAYASKVAEKNKAKKQKA, encoded by the coding sequence ATGGAACTTAAAGATTTATTTCATAAACAGATTTCTTTCTTTAATGCAGATTTAAAATCAAAAGACGAAGTTATTGAGTTTTTATCTAAAGCATTATTAAAAGAAAAATTTGTTAAAGATGAAAAAGTATTTAAAGACGCTGTTTACAAACGTGAAAGCGAAGGTTCAACAGGTATGGGTGATGGAATTGCTATTCCTCACGTATTAAATCCAACTGTTGAAAAATCTGCAATTGCATTTTGTAAATTAAAAAATAAAGTTGACTGACAATCACTTGATGATCAACCAGCTGATCTTATCTTTATGATAATGACCAACGGAAAAGATGGAAATGAACACTTAGAAGCATTAGCTAATTTAAGTGGATATTTAATCAAAAAAGAAGTTCAAGATGGACTTAGAAGTGCAAAATCAGTAGATGAAGTTAAAAAATTATTAAGTGCACCAAAAGCTAAAAAAGAAGAACTAAAAAAAGGTGAATCATATGATGTTATTGGGATAACTGCATGTCCAACAGGAATAGCACATACTTATTTAGCAGCAGAAAAAATTCAAGAATATGCAGAAGAATTAGGTTTAAAAGCAAAAGTCGAAACTCAAGGTAGACGTGGAGTTGAAAATGTTTTAACAGCAGAAGATGTTAAAAATGCAAAATATATAATTTTAGCTCACGAAAAAGCAATTAATGGAATGTCAAGATTTAATGGTTATAAAGTTGTAGATACTTCTACAAAAGAAGCGATTTACAAAGGTAAAGAAATAATTCAAAACTATGAATCACATCCAAAATTAATGAAAGTTGAAAACGCACACGATGAATCTAGCGGTGAAGTTGGTCAATTAGATTTAAAACAATTTAAAAAAGTGAAACAAAATCTTCTAGCAGGGGTTTCGAGAATGTTACCATTTGTTGTTGCTGGAGGAATTATTTTAGGATTTGGTTTCTTACTAGACTATATTTATACAACAGCTATGGGTATGAAAGCGTTCTCATCATGAGAACAATACAGAGATTTCTTTAATTTATCAGATGAAATAGCAAAAAGTAAATTTAAGTTATTATCTGATGGTAAAATTATTGATCCAGCAGATGCGGAAAAGTTTTTAACTAATCACTTTTCTCAACTTGGACCTGATGGGGTCACAATGTGTTATGCATCTGGATCATTTGGAACAGTTTGAGAAGTGTCAAGTTACTTCTCTGCAATTGGTAAAATTGGAATGGAATTAATGATACCAATTTTAGGTGGATATGTTTGTTATTCAATAGTAGGTCCTCAAGGATTAATGGTTGGTGCAACAGCGGGATTAATGGCAAATAGTGATGGATTTGCTTATTCAAAAATAAGCGAAATAGCACCATGAACTGGTGCATGAAGTAGATTTTTACCTAGCAGTTTAGAAGGTATGTCATCTGGATTTATTGGTGCACTAGTTGGAGCTTATTTAGGTGCACTAGTTGTATTTGGTTTAACAAAACTAATGAAAAACTTTGGTAAAGGATTACAAGGGGTTAGAGATATAGTATTTATTCCTGTGCTTTCATTGCTTGGTGTAGCAGTTATAATGTTAGCAGTTAATATTCCTTTGGGATATGTAATGTATGGATTACAAAAATTTATTTCATTACTAGCAGATAATAACTTAATGGTAATTGTATGTATATTGGCTGCATTTATGATGTGTGTTGACATGGGTGGACCTATCAATAAAATAGCTTATACAATCGGTACACTATCAGTAGGGTTTAATTTAGTAAGTAAAGAAACTAATGCAATTGCTTACGAACAACAAACTATGATTATGACAGCTGCAATGGTTGGTGGAATGGTTCCTCCAATTGGAATAGCGATAAGTACAGTTTTATTCCCAAAACAATGAACTTTAAAATCAAAAGATGCAGCTAAAACTAATTGATTAATGGGAATGTGTTTTGTTTCAGAAGGAGCAATACCATTTATGATTGAAGATCCAAAAAGAATTTCAGTGTCAGCAATGATTGGTGGAATTGTTGCAGGATTAATAGTAGGAGTATTTAAAATCACAATCGCAGCACCACATGGTGGAATATTTGTAGCACCATTAACAAACTCATTATTATTTGATGGTGATGGGTTGCAAAAAGGAATGGGTGTAGTATTATATATAGTTGCATTCATGTCAGGTTCACTAGTAATGGGAGTTGTATTAGGATTCTGAAGATTAGCAGATATTAAAAATGGTAAATTAACTTTATCTTCAACAAATGGAGTTAAAGAAAGTTTACAAGATAGATTAGCAAAAGCTAATCAATCAAACAATACTAAAAAAGTTGAACAATTTAATAAAAAATTAAACGATTATGCAACATTTGAACAAAATTTAAAAGCAAAACAACTTGCTTATGCATCAAAAGTTGCTGAAAAAAACAAAGCAAAAAAACAAAAAGCTTAA